From the genome of Erythrobacter litoralis, one region includes:
- a CDS encoding M1 family metallopeptidase translates to MRLIALLLAFLLAAPAAAPAFGQGIQQTKGDFEDKFRQLDEVLPDPNVYRNASGAPGHQYWQQQADYVIRAELDEDKRRLEAEGTVRYVNNSPDTLPWIWMQLDQNIFRTDSMAEMTTTFGGPGRRGPRIDAASGGEPARLSLEELRRQQAMADNEYGYDIKRVTLADGTPLSHTIVGTLMRIDLPAPLASGETVEFQIEWAFNIVEENTIFARSGYEHFPDDPRKGGNDIFLFAQWFPRLVAYSDYEGWHNKEFLGRGEFTLEFGDYDVTMTVPDDHVVSATGVLANPGEVLTAAQRQRLESARDADAPVFIVTPEEAAANERTGPTGTKTWRFTAENVRDFAWGSSRKFIWDAQGHRQPGAENELVMAMSFWPKEGGELWRKYSTAAVVHTMKVYSRFSFDYPYPFAQSVNGPVGGMEYPMITFNGPRTTLNEDGTRTYSLSEKVYLIGVVIHEIGHIYFPMTVNSDERQWTWMDEGINSFLDSVAGYEWDPDLPWTRSLPRDLIPYMTSSDQVPIMTQSDSVLNLGPNAYGKPSAAYHILRDTVIGRERFDFALKEYARRWKFKRPTPADFFRTMEEASGTDLDWFWRGWFYTTDHVDISLDAIHRLRLDTENPDIDLKRRRDELLGEPEKVGVRLNREQGVPIWVLENPGVTDFYDENDQFTVTPKDRESYESFLEELEPWERQTLDRALKEDANYYVLSFSNRGGLVMPIILGLTFEDGSTQRMQIPAEIWRRNPKEVSKLLVFPKGKRLASVVVDPNWETADADIENNHYPRRIIESRIEAFKSPEATSRTGRDLMAESQGSN, encoded by the coding sequence TTGCGCCTGATTGCCCTTTTGCTCGCCTTCCTCCTCGCCGCCCCCGCCGCCGCACCCGCTTTTGGACAGGGCATCCAGCAGACCAAGGGCGATTTCGAGGACAAGTTCCGCCAGTTGGACGAGGTCCTGCCCGATCCCAATGTCTACCGCAATGCGAGCGGGGCGCCCGGGCACCAGTACTGGCAGCAGCAGGCCGACTACGTGATCCGCGCCGAACTGGACGAGGATAAGCGCCGGCTCGAGGCGGAAGGGACCGTGCGCTACGTCAACAATTCGCCCGACACGCTGCCGTGGATCTGGATGCAGCTCGACCAGAACATCTTCCGCACCGATTCCATGGCGGAGATGACCACGACTTTCGGCGGGCCGGGCCGCCGCGGACCGCGCATCGATGCGGCAAGCGGCGGGGAACCCGCGCGCCTCAGCCTCGAGGAACTGCGCCGCCAGCAGGCGATGGCCGACAACGAATACGGTTACGACATCAAGCGCGTGACCCTCGCCGACGGGACGCCGCTTTCGCACACGATCGTCGGCACGCTGATGCGGATCGACCTGCCCGCCCCGCTCGCGTCCGGCGAGACGGTCGAATTCCAGATCGAATGGGCGTTCAACATCGTCGAGGAAAACACGATCTTCGCGCGCTCGGGCTACGAACATTTTCCGGACGATCCGCGCAAGGGCGGGAACGACATCTTCCTGTTCGCCCAGTGGTTTCCGCGCCTCGTCGCCTATTCGGACTATGAAGGCTGGCACAACAAGGAATTCCTCGGGCGCGGTGAATTCACGCTCGAATTCGGCGATTACGATGTCACCATGACGGTGCCGGACGACCACGTCGTCTCGGCGACGGGCGTGCTTGCGAACCCCGGCGAAGTGCTCACCGCCGCCCAGCGACAGCGGCTCGAAAGCGCCCGCGATGCCGATGCCCCGGTGTTCATCGTCACGCCCGAAGAGGCCGCCGCGAACGAGCGGACCGGGCCTACGGGGACGAAAACCTGGCGTTTCACGGCTGAAAACGTCCGCGATTTCGCCTGGGGATCGAGCCGCAAGTTCATCTGGGACGCGCAGGGCCACCGCCAGCCGGGGGCCGAGAACGAACTCGTCATGGCGATGAGCTTCTGGCCCAAGGAAGGCGGCGAATTGTGGCGCAAATATTCGACCGCCGCCGTGGTCCACACGATGAAGGTCTATTCGCGCTTCAGCTTCGATTATCCCTACCCGTTCGCGCAGAGCGTGAATGGCCCTGTCGGCGGGATGGAATATCCCATGATCACCTTCAACGGGCCGCGCACGACGCTGAACGAGGACGGGACGCGGACCTATTCGCTGTCGGAAAAGGTCTATCTGATCGGCGTCGTCATCCACGAGATCGGGCACATCTATTTCCCGATGACGGTCAATTCCGATGAACGGCAATGGACCTGGATGGACGAAGGCATCAATTCCTTCCTCGACAGCGTCGCGGGCTATGAATGGGACCCGGACCTGCCCTGGACCCGGAGCCTGCCGCGCGACCTCATCCCCTACATGACCTCGAGCGACCAGGTCCCGATCATGACCCAGTCGGACAGCGTGCTGAACCTAGGCCCGAATGCCTATGGCAAGCCGTCGGCGGCCTATCACATCCTGCGCGACACGGTGATCGGGCGCGAGCGGTTCGATTTCGCGCTCAAGGAATACGCCCGCCGCTGGAAGTTCAAGCGGCCGACCCCGGCCGATTTCTTCCGCACGATGGAAGAAGCCTCGGGCACCGATCTCGACTGGTTCTGGCGCGGCTGGTTCTACACCACCGACCATGTCGATATCTCATTGGACGCGATCCACCGCCTGCGGCTCGACACCGAGAACCCCGACATCGACCTCAAGCGCCGCCGCGACGAATTGCTGGGCGAGCCCGAGAAAGTGGGCGTGCGCCTCAACCGCGAACAGGGCGTGCCGATCTGGGTGCTCGAAAACCCGGGAGTGACGGATTTCTACGACGAGAATGACCAGTTCACCGTCACCCCCAAGGACCGCGAGAGCTACGAGAGTTTCCTCGAGGAACTCGAGCCGTGGGAGCGGCAGACCCTCGATCGTGCACTCAAGGAGGATGCGAACTATTATGTCCTCAGCTTCTCGAACCGCGGGGGTCTCGTCATGCCGATCATTCTCGGCCTCACTTTCGAGGACGGCAGCACGCAGCGCATGCAGATCCCGGCGGAAATCTGGCGGCGCAATCCGAAGGAGGTGAGCAAGCTGCTCGTTTTCCCCAAGGGCAAGCGCCTCGCCAGCGTCGTCGTCGATCCGAACTGGGAGACGGCCGACGCGGATATCGAAAACAATCACTATCCGCGCCGGATCATCGAAAGCCGCATCGAAGCGTTCAAGTCGCCCGAAGCGACATCGCGCACGGGCCGCGACCTGATGGCCGAAAGCCAGGGTTCGAACTGA
- the yiaY gene encoding L-threonine dehydrogenase, producing MSTSFIMPSMNIMGENALADAAATLTGRGFASALIVTDEGLARLGVADDVAKVLEDAGIKAAIFDGAQPNPTTGNVEDGLALLRDHECDLVVSLGGGSSHDCAKGIALVAANGGEIADYEGIDRSPLPQVPLMAINTTAGTAAEMTRFCIITDVERHVKMAIVDRHVTPFLSVNDPAMMVGKPAALTAATGMDALTHAIEAYVSTAATPITDGCALKAMSLIAENLRDAVADGTNLEAREAMAYAQFLAGMAFNNASLGYVHAMAHQLGGFYDLPHGVCNAVLLPHVETFNAAVSAGRLRDVAAAMGVNVSNMDERQGAEAAIAAIRQLSADIGIPAGLAQLGMKEADIATLAANAMNDACGFTNPRPANQQEIEAIFRAAA from the coding sequence ATGTCTACCAGTTTCATTATGCCGAGCATGAACATCATGGGCGAGAACGCTCTCGCCGATGCCGCCGCAACGCTCACCGGACGCGGCTTCGCCAGCGCCCTGATCGTGACCGACGAAGGGCTCGCCCGGCTCGGTGTCGCAGATGACGTTGCGAAAGTGCTCGAGGATGCGGGCATCAAGGCCGCGATCTTCGACGGCGCGCAGCCAAACCCGACCACCGGCAATGTCGAGGACGGGCTTGCCCTCCTGCGCGACCATGAATGCGATCTCGTCGTCTCGCTGGGCGGCGGATCAAGCCATGACTGCGCCAAGGGGATCGCGCTCGTCGCGGCCAATGGCGGGGAAATCGCCGACTATGAAGGCATCGACCGCTCGCCGCTGCCGCAGGTGCCGCTGATGGCGATCAACACCACCGCCGGCACCGCCGCCGAAATGACGCGCTTCTGCATCATCACCGATGTCGAGAGGCACGTGAAGATGGCGATCGTCGACAGGCACGTGACGCCCTTCCTGTCGGTCAACGACCCGGCGATGATGGTCGGCAAGCCCGCTGCGCTCACCGCCGCCACGGGCATGGACGCGCTGACCCATGCGATCGAGGCATATGTCTCGACCGCGGCGACGCCGATCACCGATGGCTGCGCGCTGAAGGCGATGTCGCTCATCGCCGAAAACCTGCGCGATGCGGTCGCCGACGGGACCAATCTCGAAGCGCGCGAGGCGATGGCCTATGCCCAGTTCCTCGCCGGGATGGCGTTCAACAACGCATCGCTGGGCTATGTCCACGCGATGGCGCACCAATTGGGCGGCTTCTACGACCTGCCGCACGGCGTCTGCAACGCGGTGCTGCTGCCGCATGTCGAGACTTTCAATGCGGCGGTTTCCGCTGGACGCCTGCGCGATGTCGCGGCGGCGATGGGGGTCAATGTCTCGAACATGGACGAACGCCAGGGCGCCGAGGCGGCGATCGCGGCGATCCGCCAGCTTTCGGCCGATATCGGGATACCCGCAGGGCTCGCCCAGCTCGGCATGAAGGAGGCCGACATCGCGACGCTCGCCGCGAACGCGATGAACGATGCCTGCGGCTTCACCAATCCCCGCCCTGCCAACCAGCAGGAGATCGAGGCCATTTTCCGCGCTGCCGCCTGA
- the adh gene encoding aldehyde dehydrogenase — MDMQTKAAILMRPSLKEHYDNFIGGRWVPAKSGATFDNVSPITGKVIGTVARSGAEDIEAALDAAHAARAAWGATPVAERALILTRIADRMEENLGQLAEAETWDNGKPIRETMAADLPLAIDHFRYFAGCIRAQEGSISEIDANTIAYHFHEPLGVVGQIIPWNFPLLMATWKLAPALAAGNCVVLKPAEQTPASIMMLMDLVGDLLPDGVVNVVNGFGLEAGKPLASSKRIAKIAFTGETSTGRQIMQYASENLIPVTLELGGKSPNIFFDDVMAEDDDYLDKAIEGFVMFALNQGEVCTCPSRALVQESIYDRFMERVLARVAALKQDNPLDPATMVGAQASAEQQAKILSYLDIGRAEGAEVLAGGGAAQLGGECEGGFYVQPTVLKGHNKMRVFQEEIFGPVVSVATFRDEEEALSIANDTLFGLGAGVWSRDVNRCYRMGRAIEAGRVWTNCYHAYPAHAAFGGYKQSGIGRETHRMMLDHYQQTKNMLVSYEPKKLGFF, encoded by the coding sequence ATGGACATGCAGACCAAGGCCGCGATCCTGATGCGGCCTTCGCTGAAAGAGCATTACGACAATTTCATCGGCGGGCGCTGGGTGCCCGCGAAAAGCGGCGCGACTTTCGACAACGTCTCGCCCATCACCGGCAAGGTGATCGGCACGGTCGCGCGCTCGGGCGCCGAGGACATCGAGGCTGCGCTGGACGCCGCCCATGCCGCCCGCGCCGCCTGGGGCGCCACGCCCGTCGCTGAACGCGCGCTGATCCTCACACGCATCGCCGACCGGATGGAGGAAAACCTCGGCCAGCTCGCCGAAGCGGAAACCTGGGACAACGGCAAGCCGATCCGCGAGACGATGGCCGCAGACCTCCCGCTCGCGATCGACCATTTCCGCTATTTCGCCGGCTGCATTCGTGCGCAGGAAGGCAGCATTTCGGAAATCGACGCGAACACCATCGCCTACCACTTTCACGAACCCCTGGGCGTGGTCGGCCAGATCATCCCGTGGAATTTCCCGCTGCTGATGGCGACGTGGAAGCTCGCCCCGGCGCTCGCGGCGGGCAATTGCGTGGTGCTCAAACCCGCCGAACAGACCCCGGCCTCCATCATGATGCTGATGGACCTGGTCGGCGACCTGCTGCCCGACGGCGTGGTCAATGTCGTCAACGGCTTCGGCCTCGAAGCGGGCAAGCCGCTCGCCTCGTCGAAGCGGATCGCGAAGATCGCCTTCACCGGCGAGACGTCGACCGGCCGGCAGATCATGCAATATGCGAGCGAGAACCTGATCCCCGTCACGCTCGAACTCGGCGGCAAGTCGCCCAATATCTTCTTCGACGACGTTATGGCCGAGGACGACGACTATCTCGACAAGGCGATCGAGGGCTTCGTTATGTTCGCGCTGAACCAGGGCGAGGTGTGCACCTGCCCTTCGCGGGCGCTGGTTCAGGAATCGATCTATGACCGCTTCATGGAGCGCGTCCTCGCCCGCGTCGCGGCGCTGAAACAGGATAACCCGCTCGACCCGGCGACGATGGTGGGCGCTCAGGCTTCGGCCGAACAGCAGGCCAAGATCCTGTCCTATCTCGACATCGGCCGGGCCGAGGGCGCCGAGGTGCTCGCAGGCGGCGGCGCGGCGCAGCTGGGCGGCGAATGCGAGGGCGGCTTCTACGTCCAGCCGACCGTTCTGAAAGGCCACAACAAGATGCGCGTCTTTCAGGAGGAGATCTTCGGCCCCGTCGTCTCCGTCGCCACGTTCCGCGACGAGGAGGAGGCGCTGTCGATCGCCAACGACACGCTGTTCGGCCTTGGTGCGGGCGTATGGAGCCGCGACGTCAATCGTTGCTACCGGATGGGCCGCGCCATCGAAGCGGGGCGGGTGTGGACCAATTGCTACCACGCCTATCCCGCCCACGCCGCGTTCGGCGGGTACAAGCAATCGGGCATCGGGCGCGAAACGCACCGCATGATGCTCGACCACTACCAGCAGACCAAGAACATGCTGGTTTCCTACGAGCCGAAGAAGCTCGGTTTCTTCTGA
- a CDS encoding GAF domain-containing protein translates to MEDEHAQLVREAISSNSAGRSTLAASWCRSALHHGLDPAKGPAADRLDASRLALARGAREELIRHAGPVLDRIAGTLVRGGRCILLTDAESVILEERMAEGDRDMFDRARLVPGECWSEAAEGTNGIGTCLADEKPVIIHRDQHFLSANVQVSCHGVPIYDAGGSLVGALDVSTNRYDHDRDTAALIMSVLAGAASELERLLFGAAYRDCRIVHLDAEGGAAANGGALVAVDRDDLVIGANRSARRRGLLAGVSAKDPVPIADILGAPEDNPLAAAERRVLRQALARSRGNVAAAARDLGIGRATFYRRMGRAGLE, encoded by the coding sequence GTGGAGGACGAGCACGCGCAGCTCGTGCGCGAAGCGATATCATCGAACAGTGCAGGACGCTCAACGCTCGCCGCTTCGTGGTGTCGGTCGGCCCTGCATCACGGGCTCGACCCCGCCAAAGGCCCCGCCGCCGACCGGCTCGATGCGAGCCGTCTCGCGCTTGCCCGCGGCGCACGCGAGGAACTTATCCGCCATGCCGGCCCCGTGCTCGACAGGATCGCCGGAACGCTGGTGCGCGGGGGACGATGCATCCTTCTGACCGATGCCGAAAGCGTGATCCTCGAGGAGCGCATGGCCGAAGGCGACCGCGACATGTTCGACCGCGCGCGCCTGGTGCCGGGCGAATGCTGGTCCGAAGCGGCCGAGGGGACCAACGGGATCGGCACCTGCCTTGCCGACGAAAAACCCGTCATCATCCACCGCGACCAGCATTTCCTTTCCGCCAACGTGCAGGTCAGCTGTCACGGCGTGCCGATATACGATGCCGGCGGGAGCCTTGTCGGCGCGCTTGACGTTTCGACCAATCGCTATGACCACGACCGCGACACCGCGGCGCTCATCATGAGCGTGCTGGCAGGAGCGGCCTCGGAACTGGAACGGCTGCTGTTCGGCGCGGCCTATCGCGATTGCCGGATCGTCCACCTCGACGCAGAAGGCGGCGCGGCGGCGAATGGCGGCGCGCTGGTCGCGGTCGATCGCGACGATCTCGTCATCGGGGCCAATCGCAGCGCACGGCGGCGCGGACTGCTTGCCGGAGTGAGCGCGAAGGACCCGGTCCCGATCGCAGACATTCTCGGCGCTCCCGAAGACAATCCGCTCGCCGCGGCCGAACGCCGGGTGCTGCGCCAGGCTCTCGCCCGCTCGCGCGGGAATGTGGCCGCCGCTGCGCGCGATCTCGGCATCGGGCGGGCGACCTTCTATCGCCGGATGGGGCGCGCCGGGCTCGAATGA
- a CDS encoding NAD(P)-dependent oxidoreductase, with product MTAPILVMGATSGIGKLALKEATRREIPVRAFARSADSLERTRLVEPFPGDATDREDVAHALKGARAVIYALGISESVSMLWEKETLFSTTTEILVEAMSDARVRRLVAVTGYGAGRSKDAMSTVERLGHRAFLGRVYADKDRQEQIILHSALQYTIVRPVILTGGPRSGRAKVKRDPANWSNGIVSRADVAAYLVDAVEKDLDIGRDVVLAR from the coding sequence ATGACCGCCCCGATCCTCGTGATGGGTGCGACCTCGGGCATCGGCAAGCTGGCGTTGAAAGAAGCCACGCGGCGCGAAATCCCGGTGCGCGCCTTCGCCCGCAGCGCCGACAGCCTTGAACGGACGCGCCTCGTCGAGCCATTCCCCGGCGACGCGACCGACCGCGAGGATGTCGCCCATGCGCTGAAGGGCGCGCGCGCGGTGATCTATGCGCTCGGCATATCGGAAAGCGTGTCCATGCTGTGGGAGAAGGAGACGCTGTTCTCGACCACCACCGAAATCCTCGTCGAAGCGATGAGCGATGCGCGCGTGCGCCGGCTGGTCGCGGTGACGGGATATGGCGCGGGCCGGTCGAAGGATGCGATGAGCACCGTCGAGAGGCTCGGCCACCGCGCATTTCTTGGCCGGGTCTATGCCGACAAGGACCGGCAGGAACAGATCATCCTCCACAGCGCGCTGCAATACACGATCGTGCGGCCCGTGATCCTGACCGGCGGCCCGCGATCCGGAAGGGCGAAGGTCAAGCGCGATCCGGCGAACTGGTCCAACGGCATCGTCAGCCGCGCCGATGTCGCGGCCTATCTGGTCGACGCGGTGGAGAAGGACCTCGACATCGGGCGCGACGTGGTGCTGGCCCGCTAG
- a CDS encoding FKBP-type peptidyl-prolyl cis-trans isomerase, with the protein MATAKNGDTVAIDYVVKTKEGRVVGGTEGQGPQTLTLGNDEIFPQIESALTQMEVGAEDTVTIDAEHAFGPRREELIVEIPRANLPPDAQPQPGMTLSAQQNDGQPIQLVITDVKEESVTADGNHPLAGEDLIFGLTLVEIKQAA; encoded by the coding sequence ATGGCAACCGCAAAGAACGGCGATACCGTCGCGATCGATTATGTCGTCAAGACCAAGGAAGGCCGAGTCGTCGGCGGGACCGAGGGGCAGGGTCCGCAGACGCTCACGCTCGGCAATGACGAGATCTTCCCGCAGATCGAAAGCGCGCTGACGCAGATGGAAGTCGGCGCCGAGGACACGGTTACGATCGATGCCGAACACGCTTTCGGCCCGCGCCGCGAGGAACTGATCGTCGAGATCCCGCGCGCGAACCTGCCGCCCGACGCCCAGCCGCAGCCGGGCATGACGCTTTCGGCGCAGCAGAACGACGGCCAGCCGATCCAGCTCGTCATCACCGACGTGAAGGAAGAATCGGTCACCGCCGACGGCAACCACCCGCTTGCGGGCGAGGACCTCATTTTCGGCCTGACGCTGGTCGAGATCAAGCAGGCGGCCTGA
- a CDS encoding TauD/TfdA dioxygenase family protein, producing the protein MRGLALDTERPPSEPVRAALEHEMAVRGFLVFRSEREIDPEAFLAASCWWGGRRLHSTHGVHPATPGGNRHIFRLSNDRRHGIPGVGPQWHNDGSFLPETFSHSGYHIVRPAERGGGTHFAHQGDAHDALDPAEQERWARLVSVNSNSGVLHPLVHTHPVTGRRCVWLHLGMTGAVIERRADGEGLRLLDERELGDLCRRYNALLNDGFDRGYALAFEYEANDCVFIDNLAVAHRAAPQAHASVEEQGLRIMHRSTVQGIHPLSVSGLPSHLDMHAPSPLGEGVWQGGGIGFRWDAHAPMQN; encoded by the coding sequence GTGCGCGGCCTCGCTCTCGATACCGAACGGCCACCGAGCGAACCGGTGCGCGCCGCGCTCGAGCATGAAATGGCGGTGCGCGGCTTTCTCGTCTTCAGGAGCGAGCGCGAAATCGATCCCGAGGCGTTCCTTGCCGCGAGCTGCTGGTGGGGCGGGCGGCGGCTCCATTCGACCCACGGGGTCCATCCCGCGACGCCCGGCGGCAATCGCCACATCTTCCGCCTGTCGAACGACCGGCGCCACGGCATTCCCGGCGTCGGGCCGCAATGGCACAATGACGGCAGCTTCCTGCCCGAGACATTCTCCCATTCCGGCTACCACATCGTCCGCCCGGCCGAGCGCGGCGGCGGAACCCATTTCGCGCACCAGGGCGATGCGCATGACGCGCTCGATCCGGCCGAGCAGGAGCGCTGGGCGCGGCTGGTTTCGGTCAATTCCAATTCGGGCGTCCTCCACCCTCTCGTCCACACCCACCCGGTGACCGGGCGGCGCTGCGTCTGGCTCCATCTCGGCATGACGGGCGCCGTGATCGAGCGGCGCGCCGATGGCGAAGGGCTGCGGCTGTTGGACGAGCGCGAACTGGGCGATCTGTGCCGGCGTTACAACGCGCTGCTGAATGACGGGTTCGATCGCGGCTATGCGCTTGCCTTTGAATACGAGGCGAATGACTGCGTCTTCATCGACAATCTCGCGGTCGCCCATCGCGCCGCGCCCCAGGCCCATGCCTCGGTTGAGGAACAAGGGCTGAGGATCATGCATCGCTCCACCGTGCAGGGCATCCACCCGCTGAGCGTTTCGGGGCTTCCCTCGCATCTCGACATGCACGCACCAAGCCCGCTTGGCGAAGGCGTGTGGCAGGGCGGGGGGATCGGCTTTCGCTGGGACGCCCATGCGCCCATGCAGAACTAG
- a CDS encoding DUF2474 domain-containing protein — MGERPEDIEADDRPLWQRLGWLVLIWGASVAVLGAVAWLLRLWIAP, encoded by the coding sequence ATGGGTGAACGGCCCGAGGACATAGAGGCCGATGACAGGCCGCTTTGGCAGCGGCTGGGCTGGCTGGTTCTCATCTGGGGCGCAAGCGTCGCGGTCCTGGGCGCGGTCGCGTGGCTGCTGCGGCTGTGGATCGCGCCCTAG
- the cydB gene encoding cytochrome d ubiquinol oxidase subunit II yields MTYSVDLTTVWAFIIAFAVFAYVVMDGFDLGIGILFKFFEAGRERDRAMNSIAPVWDGNETWLVLGGGGLFAAFPLAYAVILPATYPLIIAMLLGLVFRGVAFEYRWRDPGHRRYWDAAFTGGSIVAALAQGMTLGALLQGIEIEGRAYAGGPFDWLTPYTILTGLGTLAGYALLGATWLVWKLDDAGQDHARRLAKWAAAATIVLMGAVSIANVFLNEEYATRWLTAPEIYYVWPVPLMTGAVAVMLWRALSADRHSKPFWLSLALFLFGMAGVGVTLWPNVAPPSLTIWDAAAPYSSQLFMLVGTVITMPLIIGYTAWAYWVFRGKVGDEGYH; encoded by the coding sequence ATGACCTACAGCGTCGATCTCACCACCGTCTGGGCGTTCATCATCGCCTTCGCCGTGTTCGCCTATGTCGTGATGGACGGGTTCGACCTGGGCATCGGCATCCTGTTCAAGTTCTTCGAGGCCGGGCGCGAGCGCGACCGGGCGATGAATTCGATCGCGCCGGTCTGGGACGGAAACGAGACCTGGCTGGTGCTGGGCGGCGGCGGCCTGTTCGCTGCGTTTCCGCTGGCCTATGCGGTGATATTGCCCGCGACCTATCCGCTCATCATCGCGATGCTGCTGGGCCTCGTCTTTCGCGGGGTCGCGTTCGAATATCGCTGGCGCGATCCCGGACACCGGCGTTACTGGGACGCGGCCTTCACCGGCGGCAGCATCGTCGCGGCTCTGGCGCAGGGCATGACGCTGGGCGCGTTGTTGCAGGGGATCGAGATCGAGGGCCGTGCCTATGCCGGCGGGCCGTTCGACTGGCTCACGCCCTACACGATCCTGACCGGGCTCGGCACGCTGGCGGGCTATGCCCTGCTGGGCGCGACCTGGCTGGTGTGGAAACTGGACGACGCGGGACAGGACCATGCGCGCAGGCTCGCCAAATGGGCGGCGGCGGCGACGATCGTGCTGATGGGCGCGGTCAGCATCGCCAACGTCTTCCTGAACGAGGAATATGCGACCCGCTGGCTGACCGCGCCGGAAATCTATTACGTCTGGCCGGTCCCGCTGATGACCGGGGCGGTGGCGGTGATGCTGTGGCGGGCGCTGTCGGCCGATCGCCATTCCAAGCCGTTCTGGCTGTCGCTCGCGCTGTTCCTGTTCGGCATGGCGGGCGTCGGGGTCACGCTGTGGCCCAACGTCGCCCCGCCATCGCTCACCATCTGGGACGCAGCCGCGCCCTATTCGAGCCAGCTCTTCATGCTGGTCGGCACGGTCATCACCATGCCGCTCATCATCGGCTACACCGCCTGGGCCTATTGGGTGTTTCGCGGCAAGGTCGGGGATGAAGGATACCACTGA
- a CDS encoding cytochrome ubiquinol oxidase subunit I produces the protein MFEQADALLLARIQFAFTVSFHFFFPAFTIGLASYLAVLEGLWLKTGKALYMDLYKFWLKIFAISFAMGVVSGIVMSYQFGTNWSVYSDIAGPVIGPLMAYEVLTAFFLEAGFLGVMLFGMNRVGKKLHFAATCMVAGGTFLSAFWILSVNSWMQTPTGFEIGANGQMLPAGSWIDIIFNPSFPYRLVHTVLAAYLTTAFIVGGVGAFHLLRERADRRRGIAGEPNMHARKMFSMAMWMAALVVPVQIVAGDYHGLNTLEHQPQKVMAMEGHYNSYPDGAPLYLFGIPNDEEQRLDYAVGIPKLSSLILKHDLDAPMAGLDTIPDDEQPPTAIVFWSFRIMVALGFAMLGVGLWSLVARWRGKLYDWAWLHRAAVVMSPSGLAAVLAGWITTEVGRQPYVVYGALRTADAASPLSASAVGASLVAFVVIYFTVFGAGVWYILKLMGKPPHSGETGVKRGDRGPIRTAGIAPGLSHNQGDNGQVGVLAEPAE, from the coding sequence ATGTTTGAACAAGCCGACGCGCTTCTGCTCGCCCGCATCCAGTTCGCCTTCACGGTGAGCTTCCACTTCTTCTTCCCCGCCTTCACGATCGGGCTGGCGAGCTACCTCGCCGTGCTCGAAGGGCTGTGGCTCAAGACAGGCAAGGCGCTCTACATGGACCTCTACAAGTTCTGGCTGAAGATCTTCGCGATCAGCTTTGCCATGGGCGTCGTCTCGGGCATCGTGATGAGCTACCAGTTCGGCACCAACTGGTCGGTCTATTCCGACATCGCAGGACCCGTGATCGGCCCGCTGATGGCCTACGAGGTGCTGACCGCCTTCTTCCTCGAGGCGGGGTTCCTCGGCGTCATGCTGTTCGGGATGAACCGCGTCGGGAAAAAGCTCCATTTCGCCGCGACCTGCATGGTCGCTGGCGGCACGTTCCTTTCGGCCTTCTGGATCCTCTCGGTCAACAGCTGGATGCAGACGCCCACCGGGTTCGAGATCGGCGCGAACGGGCAGATGCTGCCCGCCGGAAGCTGGATCGACATCATCTTCAACCCCTCCTTTCCCTATCGCCTCGTCCACACCGTGCTCGCGGCCTATCTCACGACCGCCTTCATCGTCGGCGGGGTCGGCGCGTTCCACCTGCTGCGCGAGCGGGCCGACCGGCGCAGGGGCATCGCCGGCGAGCCCAACATGCATGCGCGCAAGATGTTCTCGATGGCGATGTGGATGGCCGCGCTCGTCGTGCCGGTGCAGATCGTCGCGGGCGATTATCACGGGCTCAACACGCTCGAACACCAGCCGCAGAAGGTCATGGCGATGGAGGGGCATTACAATTCCTATCCCGACGGCGCGCCGCTCTACCTGTTCGGCATTCCCAATGACGAGGAGCAGCGGCTCGATTACGCGGTCGGCATCCCCAAGCTTTCGAGCCTGATCCTCAAGCACGATCTCGATGCGCCCATGGCCGGGCTCGACACGATCCCCGATGACGAACAGCCGCCCACCGCCATCGTGTTCTGGTCGTTCCGGATCATGGTCGCACTCGGCTTTGCGATGCTGGGCGTGGGGCTCTGGAGCCTCGTCGCGCGCTGGCGCGGCAAGCTCTACGACTGGGCGTGGCTGCACCGCGCCGCCGTCGTCATGTCGCCTTCGGGTCTTGCTGCCGTGCTGGCCGGGTGGATCACGACCGAGGTCGGGCGCCAGCCCTATGTCGTCTACGGCGCGCTGCGCACCGCCGATGCGGCAAGCCCGCTTTCGGCGAGCGCGGTCGGCGCCTCGCTCGTCGCCTTCGTCGTGATCTATTTCACCGTGTTCGGCGCGGGCGTGTGGTACATCCTCAAACTGATGGGCAAGCCGCCCCATAGCGGCGAAACCGGGGTCAAGCGCGGCGACCGCGGCCCGATCCGCACCGCGGGTATCGCGCCTGGCCTGTCGCACAATCAGGGCGATAACGGGCAGGTCGGCGTGCTGGCGGAGCCGGCCGAATGA